The following proteins are encoded in a genomic region of Drosophila bipectinata strain 14024-0381.07 chromosome XL, DbipHiC1v2, whole genome shotgun sequence:
- the cin gene encoding molybdenum cofactor synthesis protein cinnamon — protein MEAVQFGVLTISDTCHQDPSNDRSGPKLIDLIRDSFTNVKVTYSIAPDEQLDIEEILCRWIGCNFNVILTTGGTGFGPRDITPEATKPVIDRECPHLAALIAQESVKKTKLAALSRGICGIASNSLIINLPGSEKAVTECFEIVRDLLPHAIHLITNDLELVKRCHDEIQNVGPVSQPSARGHVCPHQTGNGTDADRNSPFPMLPVEDVLGLIFKNINRFVNLKKLLWDMTSPVNIPPFRASIKDGYAMKSTGFSGTKRVLGCIAAGDAPNVRPIAEDECFKINTGAPLPMDADCVVQVEDTQLLERDQFGNEKLVYIKVEPTAGLDVRPIGHDLSTNSLIFPAADPSPVVVKSLLASVGNPTAIRKPKIAIVSTGSELLAPNETPVMGKIYDSNTTMLEELLQYFGFECMKTAVLNDNFQETKETLSNLFNVMDFVICSGGVSMGDKDFVKPVLETLNFEIHCGRVNMKPGKPLTFASRNGKYFFGLPGNPVSTFVTFHLFALPAIRWAGGWEFTKCCLPKIKVELLHDLELDARPEYVRASVISKQGVLCATVNGDQISSRLQSIVGADVLINLPGATETRTKARAGEMYAASVLRYDFISKYE, from the exons ATGGAAGCCGTTCAATTTGGAGTACTAACTA TTAGCGACACTTGCCACCAGGATCCCTCTAACGATCGTAGTGGCCCCAAGCTCATTGATTTGATTCGTGATTCCTTCACCAATGTGAAGGTGACCTACAGCATTGCTCCCGACGAGCAGCTGGATATCGAGGAGATTCTGTGCCGCTGGATCGGCTGTAATTTCAATGTGATATTAACTACGGGTGGAACTGGCTTCGGGCCGAGGGATATCACTCCCGAGGCTACTAAGCCCGTGATTGACCGGGAATGTCCCCATTTGGCCGCTCTCATTGCCCAAGAGTCGGTGAAGAAGACCAAGCTTGCAGCCCTTTCGCGTGGAATTTGCGGCATTGCCAGCAACTCGTTGATCATTAACTTGCCGGGAAGCGAGAAGGCCGTAACTGAGTGCTTTGAGATTGTGCGTGACTTGCTGCCCCACGCCATCCATTTGATTACCAACGACTTGGAGCTGGTAAAGCGCTGTCATGACGAAATACAGAACGTCGGCCCAGTATCCCAGCCCTCAGCCAGGGGACACGTTTGTCCCCATCAGACCGGCAACGGCACCGATGCCGATCGTAATTCCCCCTTCCCCATGCTCCCCGTGGAAGATGTTCTCGGGCTGATCTTTAAGAACATCAATCGATTCGTAAATCTCAAGAAGCTACTGTGGGATATGACCTCTCCCGTGAATATTCCGCCGTTCCGGGCATCCATTAAAGATGGCTACGCCATGAAGTCGACCGGCTTCTCGGGAACCAAGCGTGTTCTCGGCTGTATTGCCGCCGGTGACGCT CCGAATGTAAGACCGATAGCAGAGGATGAATGCTTCAAGATAAATACTGGGGCTCCATTGCCGATGGACGCTGATTGTGTGGTGCAGGTGGAGGATACCCAGCTGCTGGAAAGGGATCAGTTTGGAAACGAAAAACTGGTCTATATTAAGGTAGAGCCGACTGCCGGCTTGGATGTTCG tCCCATTGGACATGATCTCAGTACCAATAGCTTAATCTTTCCGGCTGCCGATCCATCACCGGTGGTCGTCAAGTCTCTATTAGCTTCTGTGGGTAATCCTACTGCTATTCGCAAGCCCAAGATCGCTATAGTCTCTACGGGCAGTGAGCTGCTTGCTCCAAACGAGACGCCAGTGATGGGCAAGATCTATGATTCGAATACCACTATGTTGGAGGAGCTTCTCCAATACTTTGGTTTCGAGTGCATGAAAACAGCTGTGCTGAATGATAA CTTTCAGGAAACCAAAGAGACTCTGTCCAATCTCTTCAATGTTATGGACTTTGTGATTTGCAGCGGAGGTGTCTCCATGGGCGACAAGGATTTTGTTAAGCCCGTTTTGGAgactcttaattttgagatTCACTGCGGACGAGTTAATATGAAACCAGG gaaacCCTTGACCTTTGCCAGCCGCAATGGCAAGTACTTCTTTGGTCTTCCGGGCAATCCTGTCTCGACCTTTGTGACATTCCATTTGTTTGCTTTGCCCGCCATCCGCTGGGCCGGTGGCTGGGAGTTCACCAAGTGCTGTCTACCAAAAATCAAAGTCGAG TTACTCCATGATCTTGAGCTGGATGCTCGTCCGGAGTATGTGCGCGCCTCGGTGATCTCCAAGCAGGGTGTTCTATGCGCTACCGTCAATGGTGATCAG ATCAGCAGCCGCTTGCAGAGCATTGTGGGTGCCGATGTGCTGATTAATCTGCCGGGAGCCACTGAGACACGTACCAAGGCCCGTGCCGGGGAAATGTATGCTGCCTCTGTCTTGCGTTATGACTTTATTTCGAAATATGAGTAG
- the LOC108124843 gene encoding D-beta-hydroxybutyrate dehydrogenase, mitochondrial yields MEPMTMLVLAFQLLALFSIAGALLIYLICKVREDSAAASAEAQPSRVVLVTSADTALGLQLCTHLANKGCRVFAGMKEAHDSLPAKLLCGWMKIREYSEEPIAGTIIPMRLDVTREDVLREATVAMGAHLNADERGIAAVINTSGSVFRGKVESQDVQQWEHMLKTNILGTLRVAKAFVGFLRPTRGRLLYLGGGGGGSGGARAGGDGLVAFNASRVAVDKCAEELRKELQPYGVSVVALDTCGMTAESLYKAPVAQTMSATAGAPTQYTADVLSPGALQVIERALWDFTPQQRYPLMGNNKYQFTLPCRSSLRLQRPAASPAGGASATQSV; encoded by the exons ATGGAGCCAATGACCATGCTGGTATTGGCCTTCCAGCTGCTGGCCCTCTTCTCGATCGCCGGCGCGCTGCTCATCTATCTGATCTGCAAGGTGCGGGAGGACAGTGCAGCGGCCAGTGCCGAAGCGCAACCGAGTCGCGTGGTCCTGGTAACGAGTGCCGACACCGCCCTGGGCCTCCAGCTGTGCACCCATTTGGCGAACAAGGGATGTCGGGTGTTTGCTGGAATGAAGGAGGCGCATGACTCGCTGCCGGCCAAGTTGCTCTGCGGCTGGATGAAGATCCGGGAGTATAGCGAAGAGCCCATTGCCGGAACCATTATTCCGATGCGTCTGGATGTTACGCGAGAGGATGTGCTGCGCGAGGCCACCGTGGCCATGGGCGCCCACTTGAATGCCGACGAGCGGGGCATCGCCGCCGTCATCAACACCAGCGGCAGTGTGTTCCGCGGCAAGGTCGAGTCCCAGGATGTGCAGCAGTGGGAGCATATGCTAAAGACCAATATCCTGGGAACGCTGCGTGTGGCCAAGGCATTTGTGGGCTTCCTGCGTCCCACCCGCGGACGCCTCCTGTACTtgggcggcggtggtggaggTAGTGGCGGTGCCCGCGCCGGTGGCGATGGGTTGGTGGCCTTTAACGCCTCTCGTGTCGCTGTGGACAAGTGCGCCGAGGAGCTGCGCAAGGAGCTGCAGCCATATGGTGTCAGTGTGGTGGCCCTGGATACTTGCGGCATGACCGCCGAGTCCCTCTACAAAGCTCCAGTGGCCCAGA CCATGTCCGCTACGGCCGGAGCTCCCACGCAGTACACCGCCGATGTCCTGAGTCCCGGCGCCCTGCAGGTGATCGAGCGAGCCCTGTGGGACTTTACGCCGCAGCAACGTTATCCGCTGATGGGTAACAACAAGTACCAATTCACGTTGCCATGCCGCTCCTCGCTGCGTCTCCAGCGTCCGGCAGCCTCGCCGGCCGGCGGAGCCTCTGCCACGCAGTCGGTTTGA
- the LOC122321012 gene encoding uncharacterized protein, producing MRFALLALFLFGVIFAIVSAGGQGGGGGGGGQGGWQKNGGGGGGGGKGGGGGGQGGWQKNGGGGGGGGGGGQGGWQKNGGGGGGGNGGGGKHGGGGGGGNGGGGKHGGGGGGGGKHGGGGGGGGGKHGGGW from the coding sequence ATGCGCTTTGCTCTGCTAGCTCTCTTCCTCTTCGGAGTGATCTTCGCCATTGTGTCCGCCGGAGGACAaggaggcggcggcggcggtggcggccaAGGCGGCTGGCAGAAGAACggaggaggcggtggtggcggcggcaagggaggcggcggcggcggccaaGGAGGATGGCAGAAGAACggaggaggcggcggcggcggcggaggcggCGGTCAGGGAGGCTGGCAGAAGAATggaggaggcggcggcggcggaaaCGGTGGCGGTGGCAAGCATggaggcggcggtggtggcggaAACGGAGGCGGTGGCAAGcacggtggcggcggcggtggaggtGGCAAGCACggaggcggcggtggtggtggcggtggcaaGCATGGAGGCGGTTGGTAA
- the LOC108124798 gene encoding uncharacterized protein, with the protein MKHWPLYALSLLVLASCVDRATPSLLALKKKLLFGGGGGGGWGGGGGGGFGWGGGGGGGYQGGGGGYHGGGGGYNGGGGYHGGGGGGNYGGGGGGYHGGGGGGKTIDIYVVKPVYSSGGGGGHRWGGGGGGGYGGGGGGGYHGGGGGGYPGGGGGGYHGGGGGGGPQWGGGGGGGGGAGSWASSSANSWAGAGGVGGGSGAYAKASANAYAGSW; encoded by the coding sequence ATGAAACACTGGCCTTTGTATGCCTTGAGCCTCCTGGTCCTGGCCAGTTGTGTGGATAGAGCCACGCCCTCCCTGTTGGCCCTCAAGAAGAAGCTTCTGTTCGgcggaggcggcggcggcggttggggaggaggcggtggcggcggatTCGGCTGGggtggcggcggaggaggCGGTTACCAGGGCGGTGGAGGCGGCTATcacggcggcggcggcggttaCAACGGCGGAGGAGGATATCATGGCGGCGGTGGAGGTGGAAACTATGGCGGTGGTGGAGGAGGATATCatggcggcggtggtggcggaAAAACCATTGACATCTACGTCGTGAAACCTGTCTACAGCAgcggaggaggtggtggcCACAGATGGGGCGGCGGTGGAGGAGGCGGCTATGGAGGCGGCGGAGGCGGTGGCTACCAtggcggcggcggaggaggataccccggtggtggtggaggtggctaccatggtggtggtggtggcggaggACCCCAGtggggcggcggcggcggaggaggaggcggtgcCGGATCCTGGGCCAGTAGTAGTGCCAATAGCTGGGCAGGAGCCGGAGGTGTTGGAGGAGGCAGTGGTGCCTATGCCAAGGCCTCAGCCAATGCCTATGCAGGATCTTGGTAG